The following DNA comes from Nocardioides sp. JQ2195.
AACACCGGCGACAACTTGGCGCACAAGCGGGCGGTCCCGGTCGTGCTCGACGCACTGGGGCCCCTGCTCGAGATTCCTGGGGCCTTCGTGTTCGGCTCCAACGACTACTTCGCCCCGACGCCGCGCAACCCCCTGCGCTACCTGATGCCCGACAATGGGGTCCGGGCCACGAACAGCCCGACCCTGCCGTGGCGGACGCTTCGCGACGAGTTCCGCTCCGCTGGTTGGGCCGACCTGACCAACACCGGGGCGGCGTTCGGCGTCGGTGGCACCAGCTTCGGCTTCGTCGGCGTCGACGACCCGCACCTGTCCTACGACGACCTGCCTGCCGTGGCCGGCCCGGCCCGCGACGACGTCGACGTACGCCTGGCTGTCGCGCACGCGCCGTACCTGCGTGTCCTCGACCAGTTCGCGGCTGACGGGTACGACGCGATCATCGCTGGCCACACGCACGGTGGCCAGGTGTGCCTCCCGTTCATCGGAGCGTTGACCACCAACTGCGACCTCGACACCGCGCGGGCCAAGGGCTTGCACCGTCATCCGGCCGACTCCGCTCCGGGCGACCAGGGGTCGACGTGGATGCATGTCTCGGCCGGGCTGGGCACCAACCCCTACACCCGGATCCGGCTCGCCTGCCGACCCGAGGCCACGCTGCTCACACTCACCCCACGCGGCTGAGTCCGTCGCCTTCCGCTCCCTCCGCTGCCTGCTCGGCCCGGCCGGGCTGCCTGTCCGACGGTCTCCGGGGCTGAGACAGGCCGGAGGCGATTTCAGGGGGTCGGTTCCCCTCAGGTATGCTCGCCTGCGTTCACGGGAACGTTCCGTGATCGGGCTGTGGCGCAGCTTGGTAGCGCGCTTCGTTCGGGACGAAGAGGCCGCAGGTTCAAATCCTGTCAGCCCGACCCGGTGGTCTCGCAAGAGATCGAGAGCTCCCGGATCCACCCAGGTGGGTCCGGGAGCTGTCATTTCGGCATCAGCGCTCCGTCCCAGCATGCGCACGTCATGGCCGGGCATCGTCGCCGGGCATCGTGGGATGGGCATCGTGGGCTCGGTGCCGGCGGCTCACGACACCGGATCGGCGATGCGGGTGGGCACGGCCAGGTCGTCCGCCCGATCAGCCCCCGGATGCCCGCGGCGCCGAGGCGTCTTTCTGGCAGACTGCCGCACATGGCAGACAAGGACCCGGGGGACGGCGACGGCCCCTCACTCGAGATGCCCTCGCTCGGAAGTCTCTTCAAGCGCAAGAAGAAGTCCGTCGAGCAGGACGACGCACCCACTGTTTCGCGCGAAGAGCTCGATGCGGTTGTCCGCGGACGGAAGCCCGCGGCAGACCAGGCCGAAGCCGCCTCGCCCGCCGTGGAGCCCACGACGCACGAGCCGGAGGCGGAGGACGAGCAGCCCGCGACCGTTCCGCCGGTCGAGGACGAGCAGACGACGGTGGTCCCCACGGTCGAGGACGAGGACGAGGACGCGCCCACGGCGGTGGTGCCGACCGTGGACGGCGACTCCGACACGGAGCACACCACCGTCCTTCCGGAGACCCGGGACGATGCCGGCGACGAGCTCGCCCCGGCCCAGCCGGCCGACACCGACGACGACCAGCCACTGTTCGCCGACGAGGTCCGGGAGCGCGCCCCGCAGGACCAGTCCAGCACCGTGTCCAAGGCTGCCACCGTGCCCGAGGCTGCCACCGTGTCCGAGGCTGCCCACGATCGCGACGCCGCAAGCGGCGCCGGGGCAGTGGCTCACGTCCATGACGAGACCGACGAAGCCACGGGCGATGACGCGGACGACGAGGAGGAACGCCCCCCGCGTGCCCGCCGCGAGCTCGCGCTCCCCGCGCTTCCCGGCCGCGTCGCAGCGGCCATCACCGGGCTGGTCGTCGGAGCGTTGGCCGTGGCGATGACCTACCTCGCCGTGCAGGGCTGCGAGAAGGTCAAGGGCACCAGCAGCTGCGGCACCCCCGGCTTCTTCCTCCTGCTCGCGATCATGATCCTCCTGGTGGTGCTGGGCAGCTCGTTGCTCAAGGCCTGGCAGATCAGCGACCCGGGCAGCACCAGCTTCATGGCGGTCGGGCTGGTGGCCGTGGTTGCGCTGCTCTTCCTGATCCAGGTGATCTTCTCCCCATGGATGGTCCTGGTGATCCCGCTCGTCGGCGGGGCTGCCTTCGTGGTCTCCCACTGGCTCACGTCGCTCTTCGTCGACGAGGACTCTCCCTTGGAGGAAGCGACCCCGGACGCCGCGACCGTCGACGACTGAGTCCGTCCAGCGCACGACGAAGGCCCGGCCTCCCGCAGACCTGCTCGGCGGATAGTGTTGAAACAGGCGCAAAAGGTCCCGGCCCCTTCGGTGCGCTTGACCTCTCAGGTCGGGTGCCCGGAGGGGCCGGTTGCGTTGCTGGAGGTGGCGAATAGTGCCCGCTGCTGTCTGCCCCACTGTGGGCCACCACCTGCACTCGGTGCGACGACGTCCGACACGGCCTACGACGAGCTCGCCGAGTGGCGGGAGTGGGCTGTCGCCGCGCTCGAGCAGCAGGCGCGGAGGGCGCGGCCGCGCATCATCCGGGCACCTCGCCTGGCGAAGCCCGACGGACGAACGAACCCGAACCCGTCCCTCACCGACCCATGAGCACGACAGCAGGCGGGAGCCGCCGGAACGTGTCAGGCAGAAGTGGGGTTCGCGCGCCAAGCCAACAGCTGCCGCACGGCGAGCGCCGAGGTCTGCCACACCAAGTAGCACGGAGTCGCGATAACGAAGCCGAACCATACGTTGAGGAGCCAGGTGCCACCGTCGGTGCCGGCGCCGCCCACCCAGGCCCACAGGGCGACCGCGACCAACCACGGCACAACCCACGCCGCGGCCTCCTGGCGCCTGGTGAGCGCCGGCCTGGCGTAGACCGCAGCGAGACACACGCTGGCCGCAGCCACGTAGACGGCGCCCAGAACCGCCAGGGGCCAGCTCAAGAGGGCGAGGACGACGAGGAAGCAGGCCCCGGCGACGAGGTTGCTCACGAGGACAGGGCCATCGACGCGGCCCGGCGTTTGCTGTGTCGTGCTCGTGGCGTCGGTGAGGCTCATGGCTGTCATTGTGCCTGACGGACGGCCCCGCGCACTCCTTCTCGTAACACGGCCCGGGAGCAAGAATGCGGAGCAACTGGCATCTGGTATCACACCAAATCGCACAAGGGGCGGCTTCGCGTCGAGTCCTGCTGAGCACGGGCGCTCGGCTGTGGGGAACTCGTGATGGCGGCGCTGCCCCCCGGTTTCTGACCCGACAGGGACTCGCCACGGGTAGCCGGCCCCTCTCACCGGCGAGCGGCAGTCGAACAAACCACCGAAGGCCAGAAGATGTCATCTCCTGGCCTTCGGTGGTGGTTGCCTCGCTACTGCTCTGCTGGCCGTGGACCACCCAGCTCGACCCGGGACATCAAGCGCCCGCTTTCAACACCATCCGCCGAACGGGCCCACAGGGAGGCCGGGCCTTCGTGGCGAGGAGGAGGCGCCTCAGAGAGTGGCCGCCACCAGCTCTGCGACCTGGACGGCATTGAGGGCCGCACCCTTGCGCAGGTTGTCGTTGCTGATGAACAGCGCCAGGCCACGGTCGTCGTCGACACCCGGGTCGTTGCGCAGCCGGCCGACGTACGACGGGTCGTTGCCGGCCGCCTGCAACGGGTTCGGGACCTCGGACAGCTCGACTCCCGGGGCGTCGGCGAGGAGCTCCTCGGCCCGCTTGACCGGCAGCGGACGCTCGAACTCGGCGTTGATCGCCAAGGAGTGGCCGGAGAAGACCGGCACCCGCACGCAGAGCCCCGAGACCCGCAGGTCGGGGATGCCGAGGATCTTGCGGGACTCGTTGCGGAGCTTCTGCTCCTCGTCGGTCTCGTTGAGGCCGTCGTCGACGATCGAGCCGGCCATCGCGACCACGTTGTAGGCGATCGGCATGACGTAGTTGTTCGGCGCGGGGAACTCGACCGAGGAGCCGTCGGTGGCCAGGCTGCGCGCGTCACCCACGGCCTCCACCTGCCCGGCCAGCTCCTCGACGCCGGCGAGGCCGGAGCCGGAGACGGCCTGGTAGGTCGAGACGACCAGTCGCTGCAGGCCGGCCTCGTCGTGCAGGGGGCGCAGCACCGGCATCGCGGCCATCGTGGTGCAGTTCGGGTTGGCGATGATGCCCTTGCGGGCCTCGGAGATCGCCTCCGGGTTCACCTCGGAGACGACCAGCGGCACATCGGGGTCCATCCGCCAGGCCGAGGAGTTGTCGATCACGATGGCGCCGGCTTCGGCGTACTTCTCGGCCAACGCCTTCGACGTCGAGCCGCCGGCGGAGAAGATCGCGATGTCGAGGTCGGAGACGTCGGCGGTGGAGGCGTCCTCCACGGTGATCTCGCCGTCGCCCCAGGGCAGGGTCGTGCCGGCCGAACGGGCCGAGGCGAAGAAGCGGATCGACTCGAGCGGGAAGTCGCGCTCGACCAGGATGCGACGCATGGCGTCGCCGACCTGGCCGGTGGCGCCGACGATGCCGAGACGGACGGGGCGGGATGCGGGAGTGGAAGTCATCGTCCGGTTCCTCCGTAGACGACGGCCTCGACCTCTTCGGCATCGAGGTCGAAGGCGGTGTGGACTGCCTGGATGGCGTTGTCGATGTCGGCGTTGTCGACGATCACCGAGATGCGGATCTCCGAGGTGGAGATCATCTCGATGTTGACGCCTGCCGAGGCCAGTGAGGCGAAGAACTTCGCGGTGATGCCCGGCTGTGAGCGCATGCCGGCACCGATCAGGGAGACCTTGCCGATCTGGTCGTCGTACAGCAGCTCGGAGTAGCCGACCTCGTCCTGGATGCGGGCCAGGGCGGTCATCGCGGCCTGGCCGTCCTCACGGGGCAGCGTCACGGAGATGTCGGTGCGCACCGTGGCGGCCGCAGAGACGTTCTGCACCACCATGTCGAGATTGGCACCGGACTCGGCCAGCGCCTCGAAGATGCGGGCCGCCTCGCCGACCTTGTCGGGGACGTCGACCACGGTGATCTTGGCCTGGCTGCGGTCGTGGGCGACGCCCGAGATGATCGCGTGTTCCATGGAGGTCTCCGAATTGGTGTCGGGGAGAACCCACGTGCCCTCCTTCTGGGAGAAGGACGAGCGCACGTGGATGGGCATGTTGTAGCGGCGCGCGTACTCGACGCACCGCAGGTGGAGGATCTTGGCGCCCGAGGCAGCCATCTCGAGCATCTCCTCGGTGGAGATCCTGTCGAGCTTGCGGGCCGCCGGGACGACGCGCGGGTCGGCGGTGAAGACACCGTCGACGTCGCTGTAGATCTCGCAGACGTCGGCGCCCAGGGCGGCGGCCAGCGCGACGGCCGTGGTGTCGGAGGCACCACGCCCCAGCGTGGTGATGTCCTTGGTGTCCTGGGAGACGCCTTGGAAGCCCGCCACGATCGCGATCGCGCCTTCGTTGATGGCGTTCTCGATGCGACCGGGCGTGATGTCGATGATCTTGGCCTTGCCGTGCACCGAGTCGGTGATCACGCCGGCCTGGGAGCCGGTGAACGACTGCGCCTTGTGGCCGAGCTGCGCGATCGCCATGGCGACCAGCGCCATGGACATCCGCTCGCCGGCGGTCAGCAGCATGTCCAGCTCCCGCGGGGGCGGAAGCGGGGTGACCTGTTCGGCCAGGTCACGCAGCTCGTCGGTGGTGTCACCCATGGCCGAGACCACGACGACCACGTCGTGGCCTGCCTTGCGGGTGTTCACGATGCGCTGGGCGACCCGCTTGATGCCGGTCGCGTCAGCCACGGAGGAGCCGCCGTACTTCTGCACGACAATGCCCACGGATTCTTCCTCACGGTGTGACGACTCAGGTTTGTGACGACTCAGCGGATCGGCGACGCTGCTCGATCACGCTGGTTGGATTCTACCGGGGGTCGAGTGCGGCATCCTCCAGCATCTCATCGGCGGCAGCGACCTGCTCCTGCTCGATCTCGAAGTCGGTGTCGAGCCGATCGTGGGTGACGATCGACTGCAACGCCCGGAGCACCCCGGACGCCTCGCTGCCCCACGTGGAGACGTAGGAGAACTGCCACCACCACAGCGCCTCGTCGACCCGACCGGCCTTGTGGTGACGCAGGCCGTGCGCGAGCGCGGAGGCCACGCTGGTGAGGTCGTCGGAGAGCATCGACGTCACGATCTCGGGCTCGCCGTAGGTGTCGAACACCTCGGCGTACATGTCGACTCCGTCGAGCATGCGCGCCAACCGCAAGCGCATCCCGTCGAGGTCGGGGTCGGGCCCTGCGTCGGGCTGGAACTCCTCGGCAGGCGTGAAGTCGGCCTGGACGCCGAGCCGCGCGCCCGCGAGCAGCACCTGGGACACCTCGAGCAGCAACAACGAGATGGCTCGGCTGCCGTCGGCCTCGCGCGTGATCGCCTGCAGCGCGACCAGGAAGCTCTCCACCTGGTCGGCGACCTGCTGGGCGAACTCCTCGAGCTGCGGATCCGTCTGGGCTGGCACTGTCTGGTCAGTCATCGGCTGATCTCCTCCCGGCGAAGGCCCGCCCGAGTGTCACCTCGTCGGCGTATTCGAGATCTCCGCCCACAGGCAGTCCACTAGCCAAACGCGTCACGCGCAACCCCATGGGCTTGAGATTGCGGGTGAGGAAGGTCGCAGTCGCCTCGCCCTCGAGGTTGGGGTCGGTGGCCAGGATGACCTCCGTGACGGTGCCGTCGGCCAGTCGCATCATCAGCTCGCGGATCCGCAGCTGCTCCGGACCGATGCCGTCGATG
Coding sequences within:
- a CDS encoding metallophosphoesterase, whose protein sequence is MSFTRILRLGALAGAATLGYAATEARAYTVRRVDLPVLPAGHAPLRVLHLSDIHMTPGQTKKQEWVRELSGLQPDLVINTGDNLAHKRAVPVVLDALGPLLEIPGAFVFGSNDYFAPTPRNPLRYLMPDNGVRATNSPTLPWRTLRDEFRSAGWADLTNTGAAFGVGGTSFGFVGVDDPHLSYDDLPAVAGPARDDVDVRLAVAHAPYLRVLDQFAADGYDAIIAGHTHGGQVCLPFIGALTTNCDLDTARAKGLHRHPADSAPGDQGSTWMHVSAGLGTNPYTRIRLACRPEATLLTLTPRG
- a CDS encoding aspartate-semialdehyde dehydrogenase — encoded protein: MTSTPASRPVRLGIVGATGQVGDAMRRILVERDFPLESIRFFASARSAGTTLPWGDGEITVEDASTADVSDLDIAIFSAGGSTSKALAEKYAEAGAIVIDNSSAWRMDPDVPLVVSEVNPEAISEARKGIIANPNCTTMAAMPVLRPLHDEAGLQRLVVSTYQAVSGSGLAGVEELAGQVEAVGDARSLATDGSSVEFPAPNNYVMPIAYNVVAMAGSIVDDGLNETDEEQKLRNESRKILGIPDLRVSGLCVRVPVFSGHSLAINAEFERPLPVKRAEELLADAPGVELSEVPNPLQAAGNDPSYVGRLRNDPGVDDDRGLALFISNDNLRKGAALNAVQVAELVAATL
- a CDS encoding aspartate kinase — protein: MGIVVQKYGGSSVADATGIKRVAQRIVNTRKAGHDVVVVVSAMGDTTDELRDLAEQVTPLPPPRELDMLLTAGERMSMALVAMAIAQLGHKAQSFTGSQAGVITDSVHGKAKIIDITPGRIENAINEGAIAIVAGFQGVSQDTKDITTLGRGASDTTAVALAAALGADVCEIYSDVDGVFTADPRVVPAARKLDRISTEEMLEMAASGAKILHLRCVEYARRYNMPIHVRSSFSQKEGTWVLPDTNSETSMEHAIISGVAHDRSQAKITVVDVPDKVGEAARIFEALAESGANLDMVVQNVSAAATVRTDISVTLPREDGQAAMTALARIQDEVGYSELLYDDQIGKVSLIGAGMRSQPGITAKFFASLASAGVNIEMISTSEIRISVIVDNADIDNAIQAVHTAFDLDAEEVEAVVYGGTGR
- a CDS encoding DUF5063 domain-containing protein; the encoded protein is MTDQTVPAQTDPQLEEFAQQVADQVESFLVALQAITREADGSRAISLLLLEVSQVLLAGARLGVQADFTPAEEFQPDAGPDPDLDGMRLRLARMLDGVDMYAEVFDTYGEPEIVTSMLSDDLTSVASALAHGLRHHKAGRVDEALWWWQFSYVSTWGSEASGVLRALQSIVTHDRLDTDFEIEQEQVAAADEMLEDAALDPR